One window of the Pseudomonas lurida genome contains the following:
- a CDS encoding dermonecrotic toxin domain-containing protein → MTHPTTSIHLPDLSTYRDVHADILQQAVPGWLADASPARRAALRNTQPAIADWYTTATPQEHDTLKNQVNLAWTAQNRLDQALANLHAADDFGAPLLQALLKQRFGVEADVRTTYLRLYIPQTLAWLPIGSGGARTWTVSLLEAALHNFEADEAYAAPSGFISQPSASGQFDRLPTLDAQLTVAQFIALCRELDLGAHYRRYLEQFFDSNNPVAMATLQSRLRHSQAADLRVALQMAHMKHDLLDHASYGLLQRMLDKPDSRNTCYPLLCYDLTIMSSTLTGIVLFAENLGSPHPVEVTAYLPGDPHAPLKQYANPVAFMNALANNLRSVEYQQFFSRFVNHEERGPFFADLNRRLSKVTWHLHTRGDPLPSWRETPIDPPHLAFSASRISGDLFTHLFQRTYNKVFNDARARAVSTASADQKARWERWNVVQKIASTVLQIAAFIAAPFVPPVGLLMLGYSAYQMLDEAFEGIIDWAEGEVTEAFGHLLSFVEQGLQLGMFVAGAPLASAALRQLVPVESVQFFDRLKPVTLPDGKARLWKPDLAPYAHEIQLPTHGQYPVQGLYPHDGIPSLLLREKPFVVQADPLTEQLYLQHPTRPHAYRPRLTTNGQGAWLSELDTPSSWDSTTLMRRLGPRTLGLSDEQLAHIRRISATDDGALRKMHLNQHTPPPLLADTLERFRVDQALQDFIDQMNSDDPALYGRADVQTQLHLLANLGLWPKAKTLRFLDARGNVRWELTGEPNASVVQLHETQLNNGDLLKTLLEALDEPQRKALLGEAFGDPVTSLHTRARQFRRKLARLALAHRRSLFDSRYRQVDRPTVPRQQALVDHTPGLPLSAADALLDTASSLELNEIDQGSVPTRLSQLAHSLRDEARLNHAYEGLYLEATDTLETHRLALHSLQGLPGWSNRLRLEIRTPAPDDTLIDAIGKPRARIKRTLIRSPEGQYTPQDRNGSLSGETDLYTAILQALPDAERDALGLHIGQGPALRQALRSHALARNSLRKLITAQPARPPSDTRTHLRLLGMDNYPPAPVQAQPPSPRALARSLFPAHTDAQIDELIQDLATRPDGALPILTALHQEYLQLERDLATWEANTPRTYPGTEVTLSRQDFRDARQNRRLFRLELLRGWRRESEADRFFEPPTRNGQKLTLPYPILGELPTLRANFEHISYLELRGQQTALNVDTFLRSFPRLRCLSISNARLGQFPPFISGMPTLNTLALSDCGISLTPDSLRALSSMNRLRTLDLDNNPLGLTPNLERMPDMQFLDLSSTGICEVPAGLLSRPALELAMLSNNQITQLPSAFFELPADTAKNIDLSGNPMSRPTLEQVKAYYQRTGQYWEINAAAVDIRHVNALFPDFSENEVNRFIFGLPGTLEMGQVELARLEAEYEALSDGLDTWAGQAPTPEEQTRRHTFKHALQACWRRESPLDDDAARTTATYTLENAQPFSGEFPPLNAEFSHVSSLQLLGAGDPFPLQSAPFFKGFPALNRLSIEGYKLGDIPASVFDLPQLSALRVTHCSLTLSAERAASLATLGNLVRLDLSHNPLGRMPDFGKLLRLAHINLEATGLADIPDSLLTAVQRDRVNLSGNAITEIPDAAFTLSTSVAGAYDLSRNPLSRSALLQIKHYCLRTGEFFQADAPTDLQNRIKALYPTFVTAEANQFFFTLPGDLDATGPALDRLDAEYATLRSDLQEWALNVPQRHPLRDVPLDEQTRAQEQLNRHSFKTLLEDAWRRETDLDEEHDSPEPTHKLTFGTGILGDLPHLSARLDHVSSLELDGDGGTGGLDGLLKSLPGLRSLVISKFNLGEIPPTVFTLPRLSTLSLTESAVRLTPASVNALTGMNNLAYLDLSENPLGLTPDVSHLNALESLYLQDTAITETPQGLFTLRELRTLDLSDNRIEALPAALTELATELDHESDFSGNPWSAQSLDHLRQYYLQTGNDLAVEAARRDVTGTPLIRPVTPEPMEE, encoded by the coding sequence GTGACCCATCCCACTACGTCGATCCACCTTCCGGACCTGTCCACCTACCGCGACGTGCACGCAGACATCCTCCAGCAGGCGGTGCCCGGCTGGCTGGCGGATGCCTCCCCGGCCAGGCGCGCAGCACTGCGCAACACACAGCCGGCTATCGCCGATTGGTACACAACCGCGACGCCCCAGGAGCATGACACCCTGAAAAACCAGGTGAACCTGGCGTGGACCGCGCAAAACCGGCTCGACCAGGCCCTGGCCAACCTGCACGCTGCCGATGACTTCGGCGCGCCCCTGCTGCAAGCCCTGCTCAAGCAGCGTTTCGGCGTCGAGGCCGATGTCAGGACCACGTACCTGCGTCTCTACATCCCCCAGACCCTCGCCTGGCTGCCCATCGGCAGCGGCGGCGCGCGCACCTGGACCGTCTCGCTGCTCGAAGCTGCGTTGCACAACTTTGAAGCGGACGAGGCCTACGCGGCGCCCTCCGGCTTCATCTCCCAGCCCAGCGCCAGCGGTCAATTCGACCGCTTGCCCACCCTCGACGCACAGCTGACGGTCGCGCAATTCATCGCCCTGTGTCGGGAGCTGGACCTCGGCGCGCACTACCGGCGCTACCTCGAACAGTTCTTTGACTCCAACAACCCGGTCGCCATGGCAACCCTGCAGTCAAGGTTGCGGCACAGCCAGGCGGCGGACCTGCGCGTCGCGCTGCAAATGGCGCACATGAAGCACGACCTGCTCGATCACGCGTCCTATGGGCTGTTGCAACGCATGCTGGACAAACCGGACAGCCGCAACACTTGCTATCCGCTGCTGTGTTATGACCTGACGATCATGTCGAGCACGCTGACCGGCATCGTCCTGTTTGCCGAAAACCTTGGCAGCCCTCACCCGGTGGAGGTCACCGCCTACCTCCCGGGCGATCCCCATGCGCCGCTTAAACAGTACGCCAACCCCGTCGCCTTCATGAATGCGCTGGCGAACAACCTGCGCAGTGTCGAGTACCAGCAATTTTTCAGCCGCTTCGTCAATCATGAAGAGCGCGGCCCGTTCTTTGCCGACCTCAATCGCCGGCTGTCCAAAGTCACCTGGCACCTGCATACCCGCGGCGATCCACTGCCGTCCTGGCGTGAGACGCCGATCGACCCGCCGCACCTGGCCTTCAGCGCGAGCAGGATCAGCGGCGACCTGTTCACTCATCTGTTCCAAAGGACGTACAACAAGGTGTTCAACGACGCCCGAGCCCGCGCCGTGTCCACCGCCAGCGCCGACCAGAAAGCGCGCTGGGAACGCTGGAACGTCGTGCAGAAAATCGCCTCCACGGTGCTGCAGATCGCCGCGTTCATTGCCGCGCCGTTTGTTCCTCCCGTTGGCTTGCTGATGCTCGGCTACAGCGCCTACCAGATGCTCGACGAGGCCTTTGAAGGGATCATCGATTGGGCAGAGGGCGAGGTGACCGAGGCCTTCGGCCACCTATTGTCGTTCGTGGAGCAAGGCTTGCAATTGGGTATGTTCGTCGCTGGCGCGCCCCTGGCCAGCGCTGCGCTGCGCCAGTTGGTACCCGTCGAGAGCGTGCAGTTTTTCGATCGACTCAAACCCGTCACCCTGCCCGATGGCAAGGCACGGCTATGGAAACCGGACCTGGCGCCTTATGCCCACGAGATCCAGTTGCCCACACACGGCCAGTACCCCGTCCAAGGCCTGTATCCGCACGATGGAATACCCTCGCTGCTGCTCCGGGAAAAACCGTTCGTGGTTCAAGCCGACCCACTGACTGAACAGCTCTACCTGCAACACCCCACCCGGCCCCACGCCTATCGGCCGCGCCTGACGACCAACGGCCAGGGTGCCTGGCTGAGTGAACTCGACACGCCTTCAAGCTGGGACAGCACTACCCTCATGCGGCGCCTGGGCCCTCGCACCCTTGGGCTCAGCGACGAACAACTGGCGCATATCCGCCGCATCAGCGCCACCGATGACGGCGCGTTGCGCAAGATGCACCTCAACCAGCACACACCGCCGCCCTTGCTGGCCGACACCTTGGAGCGCTTCCGGGTCGACCAGGCCTTGCAGGACTTCATCGATCAAATGAACAGCGATGACCCGGCGCTCTACGGGCGTGCCGACGTTCAGACTCAACTGCACCTGCTGGCCAACCTGGGCCTTTGGCCAAAGGCAAAGACCCTGCGGTTCCTGGATGCCCGAGGCAACGTCCGATGGGAACTGACCGGCGAACCCAACGCCAGCGTGGTGCAACTGCACGAAACCCAGTTGAACAATGGCGACCTGCTGAAAACCCTTCTGGAGGCGCTGGACGAACCGCAACGCAAAGCCTTGCTGGGGGAAGCGTTCGGCGACCCGGTGACCTCCCTGCACACCCGCGCACGCCAGTTCAGGAGAAAACTCGCCCGCCTCGCGCTCGCGCATCGACGCAGTCTCTTTGACTCACGCTACCGCCAGGTGGACCGCCCCACAGTCCCGCGCCAACAGGCTTTGGTCGACCACACGCCTGGCCTGCCACTCAGCGCCGCCGATGCCTTACTGGACACGGCCAGCAGCCTCGAACTCAATGAGATCGACCAGGGTTCTGTCCCGACGCGCCTGAGCCAGCTGGCTCACTCGCTGCGAGACGAAGCTCGCCTCAACCACGCCTACGAAGGCCTGTACCTGGAGGCCACTGATACGCTGGAGACTCATCGACTGGCGCTGCACTCCCTGCAAGGCTTACCCGGCTGGTCCAACAGGCTGCGCCTGGAAATCAGGACTCCTGCGCCCGACGACACGCTCATCGATGCCATTGGCAAACCCAGGGCGCGCATCAAGAGAACCCTGATCCGCTCACCCGAGGGGCAATACACACCGCAGGACCGCAACGGATCGCTGTCTGGCGAAACCGACTTGTACACCGCGATCCTGCAGGCGCTTCCCGATGCCGAACGCGATGCCCTGGGCCTGCATATTGGCCAAGGCCCGGCACTCAGGCAGGCCCTGCGCAGCCATGCCCTGGCGCGCAACAGCCTGCGCAAACTGATCACCGCCCAACCTGCCCGCCCACCCTCCGACACCCGTACCCACCTGCGCCTGCTGGGCATGGACAATTACCCGCCAGCGCCGGTGCAAGCACAGCCCCCCAGCCCACGCGCACTGGCGCGCTCGCTGTTTCCCGCACACACCGATGCGCAGATCGACGAACTGATCCAAGACCTGGCAACCCGTCCCGACGGGGCTTTACCGATATTGACCGCCCTGCACCAGGAGTACCTGCAACTGGAGCGCGACCTGGCGACCTGGGAAGCCAATACCCCACGGACCTACCCAGGCACCGAGGTGACCCTGAGCCGCCAGGATTTTCGGGACGCCCGGCAAAACCGCCGTCTGTTCAGGCTTGAGCTATTGCGTGGCTGGCGCCGCGAAAGCGAGGCGGACCGGTTCTTCGAGCCGCCCACCCGCAACGGCCAGAAGCTCACCCTGCCCTACCCCATCCTTGGAGAGCTCCCGACGCTGCGGGCGAATTTCGAACACATCTCTTACCTGGAGCTCAGGGGTCAACAAACAGCACTGAACGTCGATACGTTTTTGCGCAGCTTCCCACGCCTGCGCTGCCTCAGTATCAGCAATGCCCGGCTGGGCCAGTTCCCGCCCTTCATCAGCGGCATGCCGACCCTCAACACACTGGCGCTCAGCGACTGCGGCATCAGCCTGACGCCTGACAGCCTGCGCGCCCTGTCGAGCATGAACAGGCTGCGCACCCTGGACCTGGACAATAATCCGCTGGGCCTCACGCCCAACCTGGAACGCATGCCCGACATGCAGTTCCTGGACTTATCCAGCACCGGTATTTGCGAAGTCCCCGCCGGCCTGCTCAGCCGACCGGCACTGGAACTGGCAATGCTGTCCAACAACCAAATCACGCAATTGCCGTCGGCGTTCTTCGAGCTGCCCGCCGACACCGCGAAAAACATCGACCTTTCCGGCAACCCGATGTCACGACCGACCCTGGAGCAGGTAAAAGCCTATTACCAGCGAACGGGCCAGTATTGGGAAATCAATGCCGCTGCCGTAGACATCCGCCACGTCAACGCGCTGTTCCCGGACTTCAGCGAAAATGAAGTCAACCGATTCATTTTTGGCCTGCCCGGTACGCTGGAAATGGGCCAGGTCGAACTGGCACGACTGGAAGCTGAATACGAGGCGCTGTCCGACGGGCTGGACACCTGGGCCGGCCAAGCCCCGACGCCCGAGGAGCAAACCCGAAGGCACACATTCAAGCACGCACTCCAGGCGTGCTGGCGCCGGGAAAGCCCACTGGATGACGACGCTGCGCGGACCACCGCCACTTACACCCTTGAGAATGCACAGCCCTTCAGCGGTGAGTTCCCACCGCTCAACGCCGAGTTCAGCCATGTGTCTTCACTGCAGCTGCTGGGCGCGGGAGACCCGTTTCCGCTGCAATCGGCGCCTTTTTTCAAAGGGTTTCCGGCGCTCAACCGCCTGTCTATCGAGGGTTATAAGCTGGGCGATATTCCCGCCTCGGTATTCGATCTGCCACAACTCTCGGCATTGCGCGTGACCCATTGCAGCCTCACGCTGTCCGCCGAGCGTGCGGCGTCGCTGGCCACCCTGGGCAACCTGGTGCGACTGGACCTCAGCCATAACCCGCTGGGCCGGATGCCGGACTTTGGCAAACTGCTCAGGCTTGCCCACATAAACCTAGAAGCAACCGGCCTGGCGGACATCCCCGACAGCCTATTGACCGCCGTCCAGCGCGACCGCGTAAACCTGAGCGGTAACGCGATCACCGAGATTCCCGACGCGGCGTTCACGCTCTCGACGAGCGTCGCCGGTGCCTATGATCTCTCCCGCAACCCGCTGTCCCGATCAGCGTTGCTGCAGATCAAACACTATTGCCTGCGCACCGGCGAATTCTTCCAGGCCGACGCCCCCACCGACCTGCAGAACCGGATCAAGGCGCTATACCCGACGTTCGTCACCGCTGAGGCCAACCAGTTTTTCTTCACGTTGCCGGGAGACCTGGACGCAACAGGCCCGGCCCTCGATCGCCTTGACGCCGAATACGCAACACTGCGCAGCGACCTTCAGGAATGGGCGCTGAATGTTCCGCAACGGCACCCACTCCGCGATGTGCCATTGGATGAACAAACCCGGGCGCAGGAACAACTCAATCGCCACAGCTTCAAGACGCTGCTGGAAGACGCCTGGCGCCGCGAAACCGATCTGGATGAGGAACACGACAGCCCCGAACCCACGCACAAGCTGACCTTTGGCACCGGCATCCTGGGCGACCTGCCGCACTTGAGCGCACGCCTTGACCACGTGTCGTCACTCGAACTGGACGGTGACGGTGGCACCGGCGGGCTCGATGGACTGCTCAAAAGCCTGCCCGGACTCAGGAGCCTGGTCATCTCAAAATTCAATCTGGGCGAGATTCCCCCCACGGTGTTCACCCTCCCACGGCTGAGCACCCTGAGCCTGACCGAGTCCGCCGTCCGGTTGACGCCCGCTAGCGTCAACGCCTTGACCGGGATGAATAACCTGGCCTACCTGGATTTGAGCGAAAACCCGTTGGGCCTCACGCCAGACGTCAGCCACTTGAACGCACTGGAATCACTGTACCTGCAAGACACCGCCATCACCGAAACGCCGCAGGGACTGTTCACCCTGCGTGAGCTGCGCACCCTCGACCTGAGCGACAACCGGATCGAGGCGCTGCCCGCCGCCCTGACGGAGCTGGCCACGGAGCTCGACCACGAATCGGACTTCAGCGGCAACCCATGGTCGGCGCAAAGCCTCGACCACCTCAGGCAGTATTACCTGCAAACGGGTAACGACTTGGCGGTCGAGGCTGCTCGTCGAGATGTGACGGGGACCCCGCTGATAAGGCCGGTCACGCCGGAGCCCATGGAGGAGTAA
- a CDS encoding GlxA family transcriptional regulator, with product MTAHKIGFLIWPSTKALTLALAEEALRVAQRVHPDVVYELSFLQAEPHTEGAWQLPGEPWAGKLEGFQKLFLLADEPPTVIASQLSSALKQLVRAGCVIGGLSAGVYPLAQLGLLDGYRAAVHWRWQDDFAERFPKVIATSHLFDWDRDRLTACGGMSVLDLLLAVLARDHGAELAGAVSEELVVERIREGGERQRIPLQNRLGSSHPKLTQAVLLMEANIEEPLTTDEIAQHVCVSRRQLERIFKQYLNRVPSQYYLELRLNKARQMLMQTSKSIIQIGLSCGFSSGPHFSSAYRNFFGATPREDRNQRRSSSPFELSSVPSERG from the coding sequence ATGACCGCCCATAAAATTGGTTTCCTGATTTGGCCCAGCACAAAAGCACTGACGCTTGCGCTGGCTGAGGAGGCCTTGCGCGTTGCTCAGCGGGTGCATCCGGACGTGGTCTACGAACTGTCGTTCCTGCAGGCCGAGCCGCACACCGAAGGTGCCTGGCAACTGCCGGGCGAGCCGTGGGCCGGCAAGCTCGAAGGTTTCCAGAAACTGTTCCTGCTGGCGGACGAGCCCCCGACCGTCATCGCCTCGCAACTGAGCTCAGCGCTCAAGCAGCTCGTGCGTGCCGGGTGCGTGATCGGCGGCCTGTCGGCGGGCGTGTACCCGCTGGCGCAGCTTGGTTTGCTCGACGGCTACCGCGCCGCCGTGCACTGGCGCTGGCAGGATGATTTCGCCGAGCGCTTCCCCAAGGTCATCGCCACCAGCCATCTGTTCGACTGGGACCGCGACCGCCTGACCGCCTGCGGTGGCATGTCGGTACTCGACCTGCTGCTGGCCGTACTGGCCCGTGACCACGGTGCCGAACTGGCCGGTGCGGTCTCCGAGGAGCTGGTGGTGGAACGCATCCGCGAAGGCGGTGAGCGCCAGCGCATCCCGCTGCAGAATCGCCTGGGTTCCAGTCATCCCAAGCTGACCCAGGCCGTGCTGTTGATGGAAGCCAACATCGAAGAGCCGCTGACCACCGACGAGATCGCCCAGCACGTGTGCGTGTCGCGACGACAACTGGAACGTATCTTCAAGCAATACCTCAACCGCGTCCCCAGCCAGTACTACCTGGAACTGCGCCTGAACAAGGCGCGCCAGATGCTCATGCAAACCAGCAAGTCGATCATCCAGATCGGCCTGTCGTGTGGCTTCTCCTCGGGGCCGCACTTCTCCAGCGCCTACCGCAACTTCTTCGGCGCGACCCCGCGTGAAGACCGCAACCAGCGGCGCAGCAGCAGCCCCTTCGAGTTGTCGTCGGTGCCGTCCGAGCGCGGCTGA
- a CDS encoding ABC transporter ATP-binding protein → MYKLEVQDLHKRYGSHEVLKGVSLAAAAGDVISIIGSSGSGKSTFLRCINLLEQPHAGKILLNNEELKLVANKDGAMKAADPKQLQRMRSRLSMVFQHFNLWSHMTALENVMEAPVHVLGVSKKEAREKAEHYLAKVGVGHRKDAFPGHMSGGEQQRVAIARALAMEPEVMLFDEPTSALDPELVGEVLKVMQDLAQEGRTMVVVTHEMGFAREVSNQLVFLHKGIVEERGNPREVLVNPQSERLQQFLSGSLK, encoded by the coding sequence ATGTACAAACTTGAAGTCCAAGACCTGCATAAACGCTATGGCAGTCATGAAGTGCTCAAAGGTGTGTCCCTGGCCGCCGCGGCCGGTGATGTGATCAGCATCATCGGTTCCAGTGGCTCGGGCAAAAGTACCTTTTTGCGCTGCATCAACCTGCTGGAGCAACCCCACGCTGGCAAGATCCTGCTCAACAACGAAGAGCTGAAGCTGGTGGCCAACAAGGACGGCGCCATGAAGGCCGCCGACCCCAAGCAGCTGCAGCGCATGCGTTCGCGCCTGTCCATGGTGTTCCAGCATTTCAACCTGTGGTCGCACATGACCGCGCTTGAAAACGTGATGGAAGCGCCGGTGCATGTGCTGGGGGTATCGAAGAAAGAAGCCCGCGAAAAGGCTGAGCACTACCTGGCCAAGGTCGGCGTGGGGCATCGCAAGGATGCGTTCCCTGGTCACATGTCTGGCGGCGAGCAGCAACGCGTGGCCATTGCCCGCGCCCTGGCGATGGAACCGGAGGTGATGCTGTTCGACGAACCCACCTCGGCCCTCGACCCGGAACTGGTCGGTGAAGTGCTCAAGGTGATGCAGGACCTGGCCCAGGAAGGCCGCACCATGGTGGTGGTGACCCACGAAATGGGCTTCGCCCGTGAAGTGTCGAACCAGTTGGTGTTTCTGCACAAAGGTATCGTCGAAGAGCGCGGCAACCCGCGTGAAGTGCTGGTGAACCCACAATCGGAGCGCTTGCAGCAGTTCCTGTCGGGCAGCCTGAAATAA
- a CDS encoding succinylglutamate desuccinylase/aspartoacylase family protein yields the protein MERIDHRLPWGHLGCERQLSVFRFGKGERKAYIQASLHADELPGMRAAWELKKRLTELEQQGALNGVIELVPVANPMGLGQLLQGSHQGRFEVGSGKNFNRDFVELSEPVAELLKGKLGDDPHANVRMIRQAMSDALNALPEPSSQLQGMQRILLSHACTADVVLDLHCDAEAALHMYALPQHWPQWRSLSAHLNVKVGLLAEDSGGSSFDEACSLPWLRLSQAFPEAQIPLACLATTLELGGQADTGRDEAVFHAEGILAFLAEQGLIKGEWPAPQYEPCEGVPFEGTELLFAPHAGVISYLRKAGEWVEKGEPIFEVIDPLEDRVSTICAGTSGVLFAVERLRYAQAGFWLAKVAGREALRHGRLLND from the coding sequence ATGGAACGTATCGATCACCGGTTGCCCTGGGGTCACCTGGGCTGCGAGCGCCAGCTGAGCGTGTTCCGTTTCGGCAAGGGCGAGCGCAAGGCCTATATCCAGGCCAGCCTGCACGCCGACGAATTGCCGGGCATGCGCGCCGCCTGGGAGCTGAAAAAGCGCCTCACCGAACTGGAACAACAAGGCGCCCTCAACGGCGTGATCGAGCTGGTGCCGGTGGCCAACCCGATGGGCCTGGGCCAGCTGTTGCAAGGCAGCCACCAGGGACGTTTCGAGGTGGGCAGCGGCAAGAACTTCAACCGCGACTTCGTTGAGTTGAGCGAGCCGGTGGCCGAGTTGCTTAAAGGCAAACTGGGCGATGATCCTCATGCCAACGTGCGCATGATCCGCCAGGCGATGAGCGATGCGCTCAACGCGTTACCCGAGCCGAGCAGCCAGTTGCAAGGCATGCAGCGCATCTTGCTGAGCCACGCCTGCACCGCCGATGTGGTGCTGGACCTGCATTGCGATGCCGAAGCCGCGCTGCACATGTACGCCCTGCCGCAGCACTGGCCGCAGTGGCGCTCGCTGTCGGCGCACCTGAATGTGAAGGTCGGCCTGCTGGCGGAAGACTCCGGCGGCAGTTCGTTCGATGAAGCCTGTTCGTTGCCGTGGTTGCGCTTGTCCCAGGCGTTCCCTGAGGCGCAGATCCCGCTGGCCTGCCTGGCGACGACGCTGGAGCTGGGTGGCCAGGCCGATACCGGCCGCGACGAGGCGGTCTTCCACGCCGAAGGCATCCTCGCGTTCCTCGCCGAGCAGGGCTTGATCAAGGGTGAATGGCCCGCGCCGCAATACGAGCCTTGTGAAGGCGTGCCGTTTGAAGGCACCGAACTGTTGTTCGCGCCCCATGCCGGGGTGATCAGTTACCTGCGTAAAGCCGGTGAATGGGTCGAGAAAGGCGAGCCGATTTTTGAAGTGATTGACCCCCTGGAAGACCGCGTGAGCACGATTTGCGCGGGCACCTCGGGGGTGTTGTTTGCCGTTGAACGGCTACGTTATGCCCAAGCGGGTTTCTGGCTGGCCAAGGTGGCGGGGCGCGAAGCGCTGCGTCACGGGCGCTTGCTCAACGACTGA
- a CDS encoding ABC transporter permease produces MIFDYNVIWEAMPLYLGGLLTTLKLLAISLFFGLLAALPLGLMRVSKQPIVNGVAWLYTYVIRGTPMLVQLFLIYYGLAQFEAVRESFLWPMLSSATFCACLAFAINTSAYTAEIIAGSLKATPNGEIEAAKAMGMSRYKLYRRILLPSALRRALPQYSNEVIMMLQTTSLASIVTLIDITGAARTVNAQFYLPFEAYITAGAFYLCLTFILVRLFKLAERRWLSYLAPRKH; encoded by the coding sequence ATGATCTTCGACTACAACGTCATCTGGGAGGCCATGCCGCTGTACCTTGGCGGCCTGCTGACCACCCTGAAACTGCTCGCCATCTCGCTGTTCTTCGGCTTGCTCGCCGCCTTGCCCCTGGGCCTGATGCGTGTGTCCAAGCAGCCGATCGTCAACGGTGTGGCCTGGCTCTACACCTACGTGATCCGTGGCACGCCGATGCTGGTGCAGCTGTTCTTGATCTACTACGGCCTGGCCCAGTTCGAGGCGGTGCGCGAGAGTTTCCTCTGGCCAATGCTGTCCAGTGCCACCTTCTGTGCGTGCCTGGCGTTTGCGATCAACACCAGTGCCTACACCGCAGAGATCATTGCCGGCAGCCTCAAGGCCACGCCCAATGGCGAGATCGAAGCCGCCAAGGCCATGGGCATGTCGCGCTACAAGCTGTATCGCCGCATCCTGCTGCCCTCGGCCCTGCGCCGTGCGCTGCCGCAGTACAGCAACGAAGTGATCATGATGCTGCAGACCACCAGCCTGGCGTCCATCGTTACCCTGATCGACATCACCGGTGCCGCCCGCACGGTGAACGCGCAGTTCTACCTACCGTTCGAAGCCTATATCACCGCCGGCGCGTTCTACTTGTGCCTGACCTTCATCCTGGTGCGCCTGTTCAAGTTGGCCGAGCGCCGCTGGCTGAGCTACCTGGCTCCACGGAAGCACTGA
- a CDS encoding ABC transporter permease, with product MLKGYGAVILDGAWLTLQLALSSMALAIVLGLIGVALRLSPVRWLAWLGDLYSTVIRGIPDLVLILLIFYGGQDLLNRVAPMLGYDDYIDLNPLAAGIGTLGFIFGAYLSETFRGAFMAIPKGQAEAGLAYGMSSFQVFFRVMVPQMIRLAIPGFTNNWLVLTKATALISVVGLQDMMFKAKQAADATREPFTFFLAVAAMYLVITSVSLLALRHLEKRYSVGVRAADL from the coding sequence ATGTTGAAAGGCTACGGGGCCGTCATCCTCGATGGCGCATGGTTGACGCTTCAGCTCGCCTTGTCGTCCATGGCCTTGGCCATTGTTCTGGGTCTGATCGGGGTCGCGTTACGCCTGTCGCCGGTGCGCTGGCTGGCCTGGCTGGGTGACTTGTACTCCACGGTGATCCGCGGGATCCCCGACCTGGTGTTGATTCTGCTGATTTTCTACGGTGGCCAGGACCTGCTCAACCGCGTCGCGCCGATGCTCGGCTATGACGACTATATCGACTTGAACCCCTTGGCCGCCGGTATCGGCACCCTGGGTTTCATCTTTGGCGCCTACCTGTCGGAAACCTTCCGTGGCGCCTTCATGGCCATTCCCAAGGGCCAGGCCGAGGCCGGCCTTGCGTATGGCATGAGCAGTTTCCAGGTGTTTTTCCGGGTGATGGTGCCGCAGATGATTCGGCTGGCGATTCCCGGGTTTACCAACAACTGGCTGGTCCTCACCAAGGCCACGGCACTGATCTCGGTGGTGGGCCTGCAAGACATGATGTTCAAGGCCAAGCAGGCGGCAGACGCCACTCGCGAGCCTTTTACCTTCTTCCTCGCAGTGGCGGCGATGTACCTGGTGATTACCAGCGTGTCGTTGCTGGCCCTGCGTCATCTTGAGAAGCGCTACTCGGTAGGCGTAAGGGCGGCTGATCTATGA
- a CDS encoding ABC transporter substrate-binding protein, translating to MKKLVLLGALALSVLSMQAFAEGKPLKIGIEAAYPPFASKAPDGSIVGFDYDIGNALCKQMDVKCTWVEQEFDGLIPALKVRKIDAILSSMSITEDRKKSVDFTNRYYLSPARLVLKEGTTVSDSLDELKGKKIGVQRGSIHDRFAKEVLAPKGATIVPYGTQNEIYLDVEAGRLDGTVADATLLQDGFLKTDAGKGYAFVGPSFTEAKYFGDGIGIAVRKGDKENLDRINAAIAAIRANGEYKKIQDKYFDFDIYGADAK from the coding sequence ATGAAGAAACTCGTGCTGTTGGGCGCCCTGGCGCTGTCCGTGCTGTCCATGCAGGCTTTCGCTGAAGGCAAGCCTCTGAAAATTGGTATCGAAGCGGCTTACCCTCCGTTTGCCTCTAAAGCACCCGATGGCAGCATCGTCGGTTTTGACTATGACATCGGCAACGCCCTGTGCAAGCAGATGGACGTGAAGTGCACCTGGGTCGAGCAGGAGTTCGATGGCCTGATCCCGGCGCTGAAAGTGCGCAAGATCGATGCGATCCTGTCGTCCATGTCGATCACGGAAGACCGCAAGAAGTCCGTGGACTTCACCAACCGCTACTACCTGAGCCCAGCGCGCCTGGTGTTGAAGGAAGGCACCACCGTCAGCGACAGCCTGGATGAATTGAAAGGCAAGAAGATCGGTGTACAGCGCGGTTCGATCCACGACCGTTTTGCCAAGGAAGTATTGGCTCCAAAAGGCGCCACCATCGTTCCTTACGGCACCCAGAACGAAATCTACCTGGATGTTGAAGCCGGTCGCCTGGACGGTACCGTGGCAGACGCCACCCTGCTGCAGGACGGTTTCCTGAAGACCGACGCTGGCAAAGGCTACGCGTTCGTCGGCCCGTCCTTCACCGAGGCCAAATACTTCGGCGACGGCATAGGCATCGCGGTACGCAAAGGCGACAAGGAAAACCTGGACCGCATCAACGCCGCCATTGCCGCGATCCGCGCCAACGGTGAGTACAAGAAGATCCAGGACAAGTACTTCGACTTCGATATTTACGGCGCTGACGCCAAGTAA